The following coding sequences lie in one Maribacter forsetii DSM 18668 genomic window:
- a CDS encoding pyridoxal phosphate-dependent decarboxylase family protein yields MNGNRNNSIEINKEEFRKIGHQLIDDISELLSSIDKRPVTVKESPSQLQSILGNTSLPEMGIPATELISRATDLLLNHSLLNGHPKFLGYITSSAAPIGALADLLAATVNPNVGAHILSPMATEIEKQTIQWLSEFIGVSSNYGGILVSGGNMANFTAFLAARTAKAPESVKEDGLSNISQKLTIYCSKTTHTWIDKAAILFGLGTKSIRWIQTDSSNKMDNTVLEETIKEDIKNGFKPIMVIGTAGDVSTGVVDNLKGISTICKDYDLWFHIDGAYGVPATVIPKYKNLFDGLSEADSIALDPHKWLYSPLEAGCILVKNPQHLINTYSSHPEYYNFRKDENEIVQNFYEYGLQNSRGFRALKVWLSLQQIGRSGYEKLIGEDIELSEILFDLAKKNSELEAVSQNLSITTFRYTPINSKESNDYINKLNEELLNELQTGGELFLSNAIVSEMYCLRACVVNFRTSKKDIKEIIDIIIREGRKTHSKLQERKVN; encoded by the coding sequence ATGAATGGAAATCGAAATAATTCAATAGAAATCAACAAAGAAGAGTTTCGAAAAATCGGACATCAATTAATAGATGATATTTCTGAGTTACTTTCAAGCATTGATAAAAGACCTGTTACTGTAAAAGAAAGTCCAAGTCAATTACAAAGTATCTTGGGAAACACTTCCTTGCCAGAAATGGGAATACCCGCAACCGAACTGATTTCTAGAGCAACGGACTTATTACTTAACCATTCATTACTTAATGGACACCCTAAATTTTTAGGCTATATTACTTCATCTGCTGCCCCAATTGGAGCTTTAGCCGATTTATTAGCAGCAACTGTAAATCCAAATGTTGGAGCGCATATTTTAAGTCCAATGGCTACTGAAATTGAGAAACAAACTATTCAATGGCTATCAGAGTTCATTGGTGTTTCATCTAACTACGGAGGAATTTTAGTCAGCGGAGGAAATATGGCAAATTTTACAGCGTTTTTAGCAGCTAGAACAGCTAAAGCGCCTGAAAGCGTAAAAGAAGATGGACTTTCAAACATATCCCAAAAGCTAACTATTTATTGTTCAAAAACCACACATACCTGGATTGATAAAGCAGCTATATTATTTGGATTAGGCACAAAATCTATTCGTTGGATTCAAACTGATTCTTCAAATAAAATGGACAATACAGTACTAGAAGAGACAATTAAAGAAGATATAAAAAATGGTTTTAAGCCAATTATGGTTATAGGTACTGCTGGTGATGTTAGTACTGGAGTGGTTGATAATTTAAAAGGTATTTCAACTATTTGTAAAGATTATGATTTATGGTTTCACATCGATGGAGCTTATGGTGTTCCAGCGACAGTTATTCCAAAATACAAAAACCTGTTTGATGGTCTTTCAGAAGCTGATTCTATTGCTCTCGACCCACATAAATGGTTATATAGTCCACTTGAAGCCGGTTGCATTTTGGTTAAAAATCCTCAACACTTAATAAATACCTATAGCTCACATCCAGAATACTATAATTTTAGGAAAGATGAAAATGAAATTGTTCAAAATTTTTATGAATATGGACTTCAAAACTCACGTGGCTTTAGAGCTTTGAAGGTTTGGTTATCATTACAACAAATAGGTCGAAGTGGTTATGAAAAACTAATTGGTGAAGACATTGAACTCTCAGAAATATTATTTGACTTAGCTAAAAAAAATTCTGAATTAGAGGCAGTCTCTCAAAATTTAAGTATCACTACTTTTAGATATACTCCAATCAATTCCAAAGAAAGTAATGATTATATAAATAAACTAAATGAAGAATTATTGAATGAATTACAAACTGGTGGCGAGTTATTTTTATCAAATGCTATTGTAAGTGAAATGTATTGTTTAAGAGCTTGCGTTGTTAATTTCAGGACTTCAAAAAAAGATATTAAAGAGATTATTGATATAATAATTAGAGAGGGAAGAAAGACTCATTCGAAATTACAAGAACGAAAAGTGAATTAA
- a CDS encoding S41 family peptidase — protein sequence MKYSFLTALTVCLTYVCTAQTNPQWARYPAISPNGSTIAFTYKGNLFTVPAEGGVAKQLTYHSAHDFKAVWSKNGKKIAFASNRYGNFDVYVMDAQGGEATRLTYHSKDETPYSFSADDSDVLFGAARLDIAQHRQYPTGSQPELYSVPVNGGRVGQVLTVPVEDVQVNADGTQMVYHDKKGYEDEFRKHHKSAITRDIWSYNPSTGKHTKLTSFKGEDRNPVFSKDGNVVYYLSEQEGTFNVFSIAIDGGAEPKKLTDFKTHPVRSLSIGNNKLAFGYDGEIYTLSEGGTAKKVEIIVRTQEDSNPIEYVSVNGGVQEMDVAPNGKEIAFISRGEVFVTSVDGSLTKRITNTPEQERFVKFMPDGKSVAYSSERNGKWSIFSSSKVRKEEPYFFAATLFKEDTLVTSKEDIYLPEFSPDSTYVAYVEGRRTIKVKNLKTKEITTLMTPDNVIHMQDGDQYYQWSPDSKWLLVDWSVSLNNTELLLISKDGKQRKNLTQSGYYDFSPKWVNDGSQIVYFSNRDGLKSYATSGSFETDVYTMFLNQESWDKFNNTKEEYDLLKMIEEAAKEKKDEAKSDDKKKKDKKDEKKEVKRVKFDLEDVERRKARLTIHSSKLSDAVLSKDGEKLYYLTKFEKGLNLWETEIRTKSTKMLIALDAKSGSLQWDAKKEQLFLLSDGSISKVDVATSKTEPVKVKAEMVLDADAERKYMFDHIWLRTNGIFYTSNFHGIDWKAMRTEYEKYLPHIGNGFEFSEMVSEMLGELNVSHAGGRFSANIENGDQTASLGIFIDYEHKGAGLKITEVIKGGPLDKAGFDIQPGTIIEKINGVTIGESTDAAFYLNRIAGNFTLLDIVDEKGKRKQLTVKPISLLVENGLLYDRWVKNNEKEVLAKSNGTLGYVHIPGMSDGPYRTIYEEMLGKFNDKKGVIVDTRFNGGGDLVADLAMFFTGIPFLSYETEDRVVGGEPTSRWTKPTLAMFNESMYSDGSCFASGYVDLKIGKTVGMPVPGTCSFAGWERLPNGGVWGVVPVSAKNKAGEWMENNETNPEIIIKNQPDVIANGIDQQLEKSIEVLMKEVE from the coding sequence ATGAAATATTCTTTTTTGACCGCCTTAACGGTATGCTTAACTTATGTATGCACGGCACAAACGAATCCGCAATGGGCGCGTTATCCAGCAATTTCTCCCAATGGAAGCACTATTGCATTTACTTATAAAGGCAATCTATTTACGGTACCTGCAGAAGGTGGTGTAGCAAAGCAGTTGACGTATCATTCTGCTCATGATTTTAAAGCAGTTTGGAGTAAAAATGGAAAGAAGATAGCATTTGCCTCTAATAGATATGGCAATTTTGATGTTTATGTGATGGATGCCCAAGGCGGTGAGGCAACACGATTAACTTACCATAGTAAAGACGAAACTCCCTATAGTTTTTCTGCCGATGATTCAGATGTACTATTTGGAGCAGCAAGATTAGATATAGCTCAGCATCGCCAATATCCAACAGGTTCACAGCCAGAATTATATAGCGTTCCTGTAAACGGTGGGCGAGTGGGTCAAGTATTGACCGTGCCTGTAGAAGATGTACAAGTAAATGCAGACGGTACACAAATGGTATATCATGATAAAAAGGGATACGAAGACGAATTTAGAAAGCATCATAAATCTGCCATAACTAGAGATATTTGGTCGTATAATCCATCCACAGGTAAGCATACAAAATTAACCAGCTTTAAGGGAGAAGATCGCAATCCCGTGTTTTCTAAAGATGGTAACGTAGTTTATTATTTGAGTGAGCAAGAAGGTACGTTTAATGTCTTTTCAATTGCTATCGATGGTGGAGCTGAACCTAAGAAATTGACCGATTTTAAAACCCATCCGGTACGTTCATTAAGTATTGGTAATAATAAATTGGCATTTGGTTACGATGGTGAAATTTATACCCTATCAGAAGGGGGAACAGCGAAAAAAGTTGAAATCATTGTAAGAACACAAGAAGACAGTAATCCTATAGAATATGTATCTGTAAACGGTGGTGTTCAAGAAATGGATGTTGCTCCTAATGGTAAAGAAATCGCTTTTATAAGTAGGGGCGAAGTCTTCGTAACATCGGTAGATGGTTCGTTAACAAAACGTATCACCAATACCCCAGAACAAGAACGATTTGTAAAGTTTATGCCTGATGGTAAATCTGTTGCATACTCTAGTGAACGCAATGGTAAATGGAGCATATTTTCATCTTCTAAAGTCCGAAAAGAAGAACCTTATTTCTTTGCGGCAACGTTGTTCAAAGAAGATACATTGGTCACTTCAAAAGAAGATATCTATTTGCCAGAATTCTCACCAGATAGCACCTATGTTGCCTATGTAGAAGGTAGAAGAACGATAAAGGTGAAGAACTTGAAAACGAAAGAAATTACTACTTTAATGACTCCTGACAATGTAATTCACATGCAAGACGGTGATCAGTATTATCAGTGGAGTCCGGATAGTAAGTGGCTGTTGGTAGATTGGAGTGTTTCGTTGAATAATACCGAGTTACTGTTGATTTCTAAAGATGGTAAACAGCGTAAAAACTTGACTCAAAGCGGTTATTATGATTTTTCACCTAAATGGGTGAACGATGGTAGTCAGATTGTCTATTTCTCGAATCGAGACGGACTTAAAAGTTATGCCACCAGTGGTTCTTTTGAAACAGATGTGTATACCATGTTCTTGAATCAAGAGTCTTGGGATAAATTCAATAATACAAAAGAGGAGTACGATTTGTTGAAAATGATAGAAGAGGCTGCCAAAGAAAAAAAGGACGAAGCCAAATCTGATGATAAAAAGAAGAAAGATAAGAAAGACGAAAAAAAGGAGGTAAAAAGGGTGAAATTCGATTTGGAAGATGTAGAACGCAGAAAAGCGCGTTTAACCATACACTCCTCTAAATTGTCAGATGCCGTACTTTCTAAAGATGGAGAAAAACTGTATTACCTGACCAAGTTTGAAAAAGGCTTAAACCTTTGGGAAACAGAAATACGTACTAAAAGCACCAAAATGCTTATAGCCTTAGATGCTAAATCAGGAAGTTTACAGTGGGATGCCAAGAAAGAGCAACTGTTCTTATTATCTGACGGTAGTATATCTAAAGTTGATGTAGCCACTAGTAAGACAGAACCGGTAAAAGTAAAGGCAGAAATGGTTTTAGATGCCGATGCAGAGCGTAAGTATATGTTTGATCATATTTGGTTGCGTACCAACGGTATTTTCTACACCTCAAATTTTCACGGTATAGATTGGAAAGCGATGCGTACCGAATACGAGAAGTACTTACCGCATATTGGTAATGGTTTTGAATTCTCTGAAATGGTTTCAGAAATGTTAGGCGAGCTGAATGTGAGTCACGCCGGAGGTCGTTTCTCCGCCAATATCGAAAACGGAGATCAAACAGCTTCCTTAGGTATTTTTATAGATTACGAGCATAAAGGTGCAGGATTGAAAATTACGGAAGTTATTAAAGGCGGACCCTTAGACAAAGCAGGATTTGATATACAGCCAGGTACTATAATCGAGAAAATCAATGGTGTTACCATAGGCGAGTCTACCGATGCCGCTTTCTACTTAAACCGTATAGCAGGTAACTTTACCTTGTTAGATATTGTCGATGAAAAAGGCAAGAGAAAACAGCTAACCGTAAAGCCTATTTCTTTACTCGTAGAAAACGGATTGCTATATGACCGTTGGGTTAAAAATAACGAAAAAGAAGTATTGGCAAAAAGTAACGGCACATTGGGCTATGTGCACATACCAGGCATGAGCGACGGACCATACCGTACCATTTATGAAGAAATGTTGGGTAAATTCAATGATAAAAAAGGAGTAATTGTAGATACTCGCTTTAATGGCGGTGGCGACTTGGTAGCCGATCTGGCAATGTTCTTTACAGGGATACCATTTCTATCTTATGAAACCGAAGATAGGGTAGTAGGTGGCGAACCAACCTCTCGTTGGACGAAGCCGACCTTGGCAATGTTCAATGAATCTATGTACAGTGATGGATCTTGTTTTGCAAGCGGCTATGTAGATTTAAAGATCGGTAAAACAGTGGGTATGCCTGTTCCGGGTACCTGTAGCTTTGCTGGTTGGGAACGTTTACCCAATGGAGGTGTTTGGGGTGTTGTACCCGTAAGTGCTAAAAACAAAGCAGGCGAGTGGATGGAAAACAATGAAACCAACCCAGAAATTATTATTAAGAACCAACCTGATGTCATCGCAAACGGTATTGATCAGCAATTGGAAAAGTCTATTGAGGTGTTGATGAAAGAGGTGGAGTAG
- a CDS encoding methyltransferase domain-containing protein, with the protein MKEEENYWTQRYTEKQTGWDIGYPSTPIKEYVDQLTDKTIQILIPGAGNAYEAEYLWKAGFKNVHILDISEIPLKEFKKRNPHFPDENMHQADFFKFNGQYDLILEQTFFCSFVPTDDNRNAYAKHMAELLKPTGKLVGLWFNIPLTDNMEKRPFGGNKDLYTNYLSPYFKTITFDPCYNSIKPRQGNELFGIFEVR; encoded by the coding sequence GTGAAAGAAGAAGAAAATTATTGGACGCAACGTTATACCGAAAAACAAACAGGATGGGATATTGGCTACCCATCTACACCCATTAAAGAATATGTTGATCAATTAACCGACAAGACCATTCAGATTTTAATACCAGGAGCCGGAAATGCCTATGAAGCGGAATACCTGTGGAAAGCAGGGTTCAAAAATGTTCATATTCTAGATATCTCTGAAATTCCGCTAAAAGAATTCAAAAAAAGGAATCCCCATTTCCCAGACGAGAATATGCATCAAGCAGATTTTTTTAAGTTCAATGGGCAGTACGATCTTATACTAGAACAGACTTTTTTCTGCTCTTTTGTGCCCACTGACGATAATAGAAATGCCTATGCCAAACACATGGCTGAACTACTAAAACCAACTGGTAAATTAGTGGGACTCTGGTTTAATATTCCATTAACCGACAACATGGAAAAACGCCCATTTGGTGGAAACAAAGATCTGTACACCAATTATTTATCACCCTATTTTAAAACGATCACTTTCGATCCCTGTTATAACTCTATTAAGCCTAGGCAGGGCAATGAGTTGTTTGGGATTTTTGAGGTTCGTTGA
- a CDS encoding VPS10 domain-containing protein yields the protein MTSRLLSLLVLFASFFVSAQEFKMDMVQDMKPRNIGPGGMSGRVTSIDVVNSNPDIMYVGTASGGLWKSTSGGIKWDPIFDKEVTASIGAVAIQQSNPSVIWAGTGEGNPRNSLNGGYGVYKSLDGGKTWKSMGLEKTRHIHRIKIDPMNPNTVYVGAIGSPWGEHPERGVFKTTDGGETWEKVLFVNNKTGVADLIMDPTNPNKLIAAMWEHKREPWFFNSGGSGSGLYITHDGGKNWKKLSEEDGLPAGDLGRIGVAIAPGKPDVIYALVEAKKNALYKSENGGFKWKKINDKNDIGNRPFYYSEIYVDPENENRVFSVFTYVNVSQDGGKNFTQLMPAYRADNGVHPDHHAFWIHPENGQFMMDGNDGGLNISKDGGKTWRFVGNLPVAQFYHIATDNEYPYNVYGGMQDNGSWRGPAYVWKAQGIRNSYWQEISFGDGFDVVPDPVDSRYGYTMSQQGNVQRFDHVTGNNYIVRPTPPDAETELRFNWNSAISQDPFDNSTLYFGSQFVHKSTDKALTWKVISPDLTTNDPEKQKQSESGGLSMDATGAENHTTILVIEPSPVEKDMLWTGSDDGRVHYTQNGGETWTEVTANIKGLPKGSWIPQIKASTRNKGEALLIANDYRRFNYTPYAYRTKDYGKSWTRVVDASDVESYTLSIIEDSENPNLVFLGTDDGLYVSFNAGEKWQKWTEGFPTVSTKDLAIHPREHDLVIGTFGRAAWVLDDIRPLRALAADATILNKDIELFTPPTAYQAAYQQPTGSRFGGDGLYQGENKKSGAMITYYLKEGKKAAKKGIPKGDKKEKDAEKTSEEKTEKVELTGVQKKDSVQFDFYDGERLIRTLKYKTPEKAGFHRIYWRMDEKGADRPSRKVITKKKESGGLDVKPGTYTIKMLYGDMEEETKITVASDPRLNVSTVAINEAYDNGKVLESYMQKAADAVQQLAKSKETAEKFQKELKKEDDKKYKEQIVASKDIIKQIDSVTAIYLGKVDKRQGITRSKEMTVMQRLQIARRYVGSRQAGMTATEKQLMQFAKEELEGALEKTNSFFSTKWKAYRSTMESLELSPFKEVDTFSLK from the coding sequence ATGACTTCAAGATTACTCTCCTTGCTGGTGCTTTTTGCATCTTTTTTCGTTTCTGCACAAGAATTTAAAATGGACATGGTACAAGACATGAAACCCCGTAACATCGGTCCCGGTGGTATGAGCGGTCGTGTTACCAGTATTGATGTCGTAAATTCCAACCCTGATATTATGTATGTAGGTACCGCTTCTGGCGGATTGTGGAAATCTACATCTGGCGGTATTAAATGGGATCCTATTTTTGATAAAGAAGTAACGGCTTCTATTGGTGCCGTTGCCATTCAGCAAAGTAATCCGTCTGTAATTTGGGCAGGTACTGGAGAAGGTAATCCTAGAAATAGTTTGAATGGTGGCTACGGAGTATATAAATCTCTGGATGGCGGTAAGACATGGAAATCTATGGGTCTTGAAAAAACGAGACATATTCATAGAATTAAAATTGACCCAATGAATCCGAATACCGTGTATGTCGGTGCCATTGGCTCTCCTTGGGGAGAACACCCAGAACGCGGAGTCTTCAAAACTACCGATGGTGGTGAGACTTGGGAGAAAGTGCTTTTCGTAAATAATAAAACGGGGGTTGCCGATTTGATTATGGATCCAACAAACCCGAACAAACTTATCGCTGCCATGTGGGAACATAAGCGTGAGCCTTGGTTCTTTAATTCTGGTGGTTCTGGTAGTGGTTTATACATTACCCATGATGGTGGTAAGAATTGGAAAAAACTTAGTGAAGAAGATGGTCTGCCTGCTGGCGATTTAGGTAGAATTGGTGTTGCCATTGCTCCTGGTAAGCCCGATGTTATTTACGCTTTGGTGGAAGCCAAAAAGAATGCGCTGTACAAATCTGAAAATGGAGGTTTTAAATGGAAGAAAATCAATGATAAGAATGATATCGGTAATAGACCTTTTTACTATTCCGAAATATATGTAGACCCTGAAAATGAAAATAGAGTTTTCTCAGTATTTACGTACGTGAACGTTTCGCAAGATGGTGGTAAGAACTTTACACAACTAATGCCTGCTTACCGTGCCGATAATGGCGTACACCCTGATCACCATGCATTCTGGATTCACCCAGAAAACGGACAGTTTATGATGGACGGTAATGATGGCGGATTGAATATTTCTAAAGATGGTGGAAAAACATGGCGTTTTGTAGGTAACCTACCGGTTGCGCAATTTTACCATATAGCAACTGATAATGAGTATCCTTATAATGTATACGGTGGTATGCAAGATAATGGTAGCTGGAGAGGTCCTGCTTATGTTTGGAAAGCTCAAGGAATTCGAAATAGCTACTGGCAAGAAATAAGTTTTGGTGATGGTTTTGATGTGGTACCCGATCCTGTAGATTCTAGATATGGTTATACAATGAGTCAGCAAGGAAACGTACAACGTTTTGATCATGTTACGGGTAATAATTACATTGTACGTCCTACTCCACCAGATGCTGAAACTGAACTTCGCTTCAACTGGAATTCGGCAATTAGCCAAGACCCTTTTGATAATAGCACCCTTTATTTTGGTAGTCAGTTTGTACACAAGAGTACAGATAAGGCATTGACGTGGAAAGTAATTTCTCCAGATTTAACTACCAACGATCCTGAAAAGCAAAAACAAAGTGAAAGTGGCGGATTGTCCATGGATGCAACGGGAGCAGAAAACCACACTACTATTTTGGTAATTGAGCCATCACCTGTTGAAAAAGATATGTTATGGACAGGTTCTGATGATGGTCGTGTGCATTACACTCAAAATGGTGGAGAAACTTGGACCGAAGTAACCGCAAATATTAAAGGCTTACCAAAAGGAAGCTGGATCCCTCAGATAAAAGCATCTACCCGTAATAAAGGGGAAGCACTTTTAATCGCTAATGACTATAGAAGGTTCAATTACACTCCGTATGCATACCGCACTAAAGATTATGGTAAAAGCTGGACAAGAGTTGTTGATGCTTCTGATGTAGAAAGCTATACGTTATCAATCATAGAAGATTCTGAGAATCCGAATTTGGTATTTTTAGGTACTGATGATGGCTTATATGTTTCTTTCAATGCAGGTGAAAAATGGCAAAAATGGACCGAAGGTTTCCCAACGGTATCCACAAAAGATTTAGCTATTCACCCAAGAGAGCATGATTTGGTGATAGGTACGTTTGGTAGAGCTGCATGGGTATTAGATGATATTCGTCCCTTACGCGCTTTGGCTGCTGATGCAACCATTCTAAATAAAGATATCGAATTATTCACGCCTCCAACGGCATATCAAGCAGCTTATCAACAACCAACGGGAAGTCGTTTTGGTGGCGACGGACTGTATCAAGGTGAAAACAAGAAGTCTGGGGCTATGATTACCTATTATCTAAAAGAAGGTAAGAAAGCTGCTAAAAAAGGAATTCCAAAGGGAGATAAGAAAGAGAAAGATGCTGAAAAGACATCCGAAGAAAAAACAGAGAAAGTAGAATTAACAGGAGTTCAAAAGAAAGACTCTGTCCAATTCGATTTTTATGATGGCGAAAGATTAATTCGTACTTTAAAATACAAGACTCCAGAAAAAGCAGGTTTCCATAGAATATATTGGAGAATGGATGAAAAAGGTGCAGATAGACCTTCCAGGAAAGTAATTACCAAAAAGAAAGAATCTGGCGGTTTAGATGTAAAACCAGGAACTTACACTATCAAAATGCTTTATGGTGACATGGAAGAAGAAACTAAAATCACAGTAGCTTCTGACCCTCGCTTAAACGTTTCTACCGTAGCTATCAATGAAGCATATGACAACGGAAAAGTTCTAGAATCATACATGCAAAAAGCTGCGGATGCCGTACAACAATTAGCAAAAAGTAAAGAAACAGCAGAAAAGTTTCAAAAAGAACTAAAGAAGGAAGATGATAAAAAATACAAAGAGCAGATTGTTGCTTCTAAAGATATCATCAAACAAATAGATTCTGTAACTGCAATCTATTTAGGCAAAGTTGATAAGCGACAAGGTATTACCCGTAGCAAAGAGATGACGGTAATGCAGCGTTTACAAATTGCAAGACGTTATGTTGGTTCTAGACAAGCAGGTATGACTGCTACAGAAAAGCAGCTTATGCAATTTGCAAAAGAGGAACTAGAAGGGGCTCTAGAGAAAACGAATTCATTTTTCTCTACTAAATGGAAAGCTTACAGATCAACTATGGAAAGCTTAGAGCTTTCTCCGTTCAAGGAAGTAGACACCTTTAGTTTAAAATAA
- a CDS encoding S9 family peptidase, whose amino-acid sequence MKKLFACFAIALIWSCTEKKEVQKEEQKEVEINKIPDQYSIKQMMDNEAISGGSFYRDNSKLLVSSNRSGIYNMYTVPTTGGELTPITQSDSASIFAISYFPRDERMLFSMDGNGDEIYHIYIRNLNGSLTDLTPAKGARASFQGWAEDDQSFFFTSNKRDAKYMDLYQMDFLNYSPKLIFKNEEGYEIGNLSKDEKYLTLGKSLNTNDSDLYLYDLSTKKKIKINKTQSANSSQDFSPSGDELYYTTDEGSEFSYLMKYNIASGATEKVITRDWDILGSYFTDNGSYLVTYINEDAKNTIEVMDVATMENIDLPEFDAMAITNVDFSKDEKWMRFYAGGSHTPSNLYVYNLETKEQKQLTEVLNPEIEAEDLVSAEVVRYKSFDGVEIPAIYYKPHQANADAKVPALVWVHGGPGGQSRQNFSSFIQYLTNHGYAVLAVNNRGSSGYGKTFYQMDDLNHGDKDLKDCVEGKNWLAAQPEIDADKIGIIGGSYGGYMTMAALTYTPEEFAVGVNLFGVTNWIRTLKSIPPWWESFKDALYLELGDPYSADSVRLKEISPLFHTDKVTKPLIVLQGSQDPRVLQVESDEIVAGVKKNGVPVEYVLFEDEGHGFVKKENQIEAYSRVLDFLDLYLKKDKGAPIEDGDK is encoded by the coding sequence ATGAAAAAACTATTCGCTTGTTTTGCCATAGCTCTTATTTGGAGTTGTACAGAAAAAAAAGAAGTTCAAAAGGAAGAGCAAAAAGAAGTAGAAATCAACAAAATACCTGATCAATATTCCATTAAACAAATGATGGATAATGAAGCTATTTCTGGAGGTAGTTTTTATCGTGATAATTCTAAATTATTGGTTTCAAGTAATAGGTCTGGTATATATAATATGTACACCGTGCCTACCACAGGTGGTGAGTTAACGCCCATAACACAATCTGACAGTGCTTCTATTTTTGCGATTTCCTATTTTCCTAGAGATGAGCGAATGCTTTTTAGTATGGATGGTAATGGTGATGAAATATACCATATCTACATCCGCAATCTAAATGGTAGCCTTACAGATCTTACGCCTGCCAAAGGTGCTAGGGCTAGTTTTCAAGGATGGGCAGAAGATGACCAAAGTTTCTTTTTTACATCAAACAAGCGAGATGCTAAATACATGGATCTGTATCAAATGGATTTTCTTAATTATTCGCCTAAATTAATTTTTAAGAATGAAGAAGGATATGAAATTGGAAACCTTAGTAAGGATGAAAAATATTTGACATTGGGTAAATCTTTAAATACCAACGATTCAGACTTATACCTATATGACCTATCCACAAAGAAGAAAATTAAGATCAATAAAACGCAAAGTGCGAATAGTAGTCAAGATTTTTCTCCCTCTGGCGATGAACTTTATTATACCACAGATGAAGGCAGTGAGTTTTCATACTTAATGAAGTATAACATTGCATCTGGCGCGACCGAAAAAGTGATTACCCGTGATTGGGATATTTTAGGTAGTTACTTTACAGATAACGGTAGTTATTTAGTTACCTATATCAATGAAGATGCAAAGAACACTATTGAAGTGATGGATGTAGCCACTATGGAGAATATTGATTTACCTGAGTTTGATGCCATGGCAATAACCAATGTAGATTTCTCAAAAGACGAAAAATGGATGCGTTTTTACGCAGGTGGCTCGCATACTCCAAGTAATTTATATGTCTATAATCTAGAAACGAAAGAACAAAAGCAATTAACGGAAGTATTAAATCCTGAAATTGAAGCAGAGGATCTTGTTTCTGCTGAAGTAGTACGTTATAAGTCTTTTGACGGAGTTGAAATACCTGCCATTTACTATAAGCCTCACCAAGCAAATGCCGATGCAAAAGTACCCGCTTTGGTTTGGGTTCATGGAGGACCGGGCGGACAAAGTAGACAAAATTTTAGTTCTTTCATTCAATACCTTACTAATCATGGGTATGCTGTACTTGCTGTAAACAACCGTGGTAGTAGCGGCTATGGAAAAACGTTTTACCAAATGGATGATTTAAACCATGGCGATAAAGATTTAAAAGATTGTGTTGAAGGTAAAAACTGGCTTGCGGCTCAACCTGAAATCGATGCCGATAAAATAGGAATCATAGGTGGTTCTTATGGTGGTTATATGACCATGGCAGCATTGACATACACTCCTGAAGAATTTGCAGTTGGTGTTAACTTGTTCGGAGTAACAAATTGGATAAGAACACTAAAAAGTATACCACCATGGTGGGAATCTTTTAAAGATGCTCTTTATCTAGAATTGGGTGATCCCTACAGTGCAGATTCGGTACGTTTAAAAGAAATCTCACCTTTGTTCCATACCGATAAGGTGACCAAGCCTTTAATTGTACTTCAAGGCTCACAAGATCCACGTGTGTTACAAGTTGAATCTGATGAGATTGTTGCAGGAGTAAAAAAGAACGGAGTTCCTGTAGAATATGTTCTTTTTGAAGATGAAGGACATGGTTTTGTCAAAAAAGAAAATCAGATCGAAGCCTACAGTAGGGTTTTAGATTTTTTAGATTTGTATTTAAAGAAAGATAAAGGAGCACCTATTGAAGACGGCGATAAGTAA